In a single window of the Desulfovibrio sp. Fe33 genome:
- a CDS encoding (deoxy)nucleoside triphosphate pyrophosphohydrolase — protein sequence MTKPVLEVVAGIVWRNGEYLAVRRPDGGPMAGWWEFPGGKVEPGETREQALVREFREELDVTPLEFEYWRDLRHEYDEFRVHLYFYHINKYSGELKSVENQLMAWVDPACPLQLDFLPADTVIVEALHS from the coding sequence ATGACCAAACCCGTCCTGGAGGTAGTGGCCGGTATCGTCTGGCGCAACGGAGAGTATCTGGCCGTGCGGCGGCCGGACGGCGGGCCCATGGCCGGGTGGTGGGAGTTCCCCGGCGGCAAGGTTGAGCCCGGCGAAACCCGCGAGCAGGCGCTGGTCCGCGAATTCCGGGAGGAACTGGACGTAACCCCTCTTGAATTCGAATACTGGCGCGACCTGCGGCATGAGTACGACGAATTCCGAGTTCATCTGTATTTTTATCATATCAATAAGTATTCCGGTGAGTTGAAGAGTGTTGAGAACCAGCTTATGGCATGGGTCGATCCAGCCTGTCCGCTTCAGCTCGATTTCCTGCCCGCCGACACCGTTATCGTCGAAGCCCTCCATTCCTGA
- a CDS encoding phosphatidylserine decarboxylase family protein has translation MLKPSVGVALEGVPYIVIAAFTTLIFAIIGCWPMAVIGLAATAFIGHFFRDPERVGPEDAEAVAAPADGRVIKIDRAIDPVSGESRQYIAIFMNVFNVHVNRMPVSGKIETIRYIPGKFFNASFDKASEDNERNIVVVTGKGNQRFTMVQIAGLIARRIVCWAEPGDKLKRGERYGLIKFGSRVDLYIPDGYVPTVGVGQKTVAGETVLAEKRTA, from the coding sequence ATGTTGAAACCGTCTGTCGGCGTTGCCCTGGAAGGGGTGCCCTATATAGTCATCGCTGCATTCACGACCCTGATTTTCGCCATCATCGGCTGCTGGCCCATGGCTGTGATCGGGCTCGCCGCCACCGCTTTTATCGGTCATTTCTTCCGCGACCCGGAGCGCGTCGGGCCCGAAGACGCGGAGGCCGTGGCCGCCCCTGCCGACGGCAGGGTCATCAAGATCGACCGCGCGATCGATCCCGTCAGCGGCGAATCCCGCCAGTACATCGCCATTTTCATGAACGTTTTCAACGTGCATGTGAACCGGATGCCGGTCAGCGGAAAGATCGAGACCATCCGCTATATCCCCGGCAAGTTCTTCAACGCCTCTTTCGACAAGGCGAGCGAGGACAACGAGCGCAACATCGTGGTCGTCACCGGCAAGGGCAACCAGCGGTTCACCATGGTCCAGATCGCTGGGCTCATCGCCCGCCGCATCGTCTGCTGGGCCGAACCCGGGGACAAGCTCAAGCGCGGGGAGCGATATGGTTTGATCAAATTCGGATCAAGAGTTGACCTTTACATTCCGGATGGCTATGTACCAACTGTCGGCGTCGGTCAGAAGACCGTCGCAGGCGAAACGGTACTGGCGGAAAAACGGACCGCCTGA
- the leuC gene encoding 3-isopropylmalate dehydratase large subunit — protein MGHTLAEKILQNHTDQEVTGPGQIVQCKVDMVLANDITAPLAIKSFKAMGAKKVFDRDKVSLVCDHFTPNKDIDSAEQVKVVREFAEEMGVTHYYECGEVGVEHALLPEKGIVGPGDIVVGADSHTCTYGGLGAFATGMGSTDIGAAMALGETWFKVPPTIRVNFTGTPGRYVGAKDFVLNQIGILGVSGALYKALEYGGEVVDNMSLEGRMTIANMAIEAGGKVGLFPADQKALDYSRNAGFSGGGLMAADGDAVYERVLDIDVTGMAPQVACPHLPENVKPVDETSGLRIHQAVIGSCTNGRIEDMRLAAEVLNGRKVNPKVRCIILPATPAIWKACMKEGLMEIFMDAGCIVGPPTCGPCLGGHMGILAGGERAITTTNRNFKGRMGSLESEVFLSNPAVAAASAVAGEIINPAKL, from the coding sequence ATGGGGCATACCTTAGCTGAAAAGATTTTGCAGAACCACACTGACCAGGAGGTCACCGGACCTGGACAGATCGTCCAGTGCAAGGTGGACATGGTGCTCGCCAACGACATCACCGCCCCCCTGGCCATCAAGTCCTTCAAGGCCATGGGCGCGAAAAAGGTCTTTGACCGGGACAAGGTGTCCCTGGTCTGCGACCATTTTACCCCCAACAAGGACATTGATTCCGCCGAGCAGGTGAAAGTGGTCCGCGAATTCGCCGAAGAGATGGGCGTGACCCATTATTACGAATGCGGTGAGGTGGGGGTGGAGCACGCGCTCCTGCCCGAAAAGGGCATCGTCGGCCCCGGCGACATCGTCGTGGGCGCGGATTCCCACACCTGCACCTACGGCGGCCTGGGCGCGTTCGCCACCGGCATGGGCTCCACCGACATCGGCGCGGCCATGGCGCTGGGCGAGACCTGGTTCAAAGTTCCCCCGACCATCCGCGTGAACTTCACCGGCACGCCCGGTCGGTATGTGGGAGCCAAGGATTTCGTCCTCAACCAGATCGGTATTCTCGGCGTGTCCGGCGCGCTCTACAAGGCATTGGAGTACGGCGGCGAAGTCGTGGACAACATGTCGCTGGAAGGGCGCATGACCATCGCCAACATGGCCATCGAGGCTGGCGGCAAGGTCGGGCTTTTCCCTGCGGACCAGAAGGCCCTGGACTATTCCCGGAACGCCGGTTTCTCCGGCGGCGGGCTTATGGCCGCAGACGGGGACGCCGTGTATGAGCGGGTGCTCGACATCGATGTTACCGGCATGGCTCCGCAGGTCGCCTGTCCGCACCTGCCCGAGAACGTCAAGCCCGTGGACGAGACCTCCGGGCTCAGGATTCACCAGGCTGTCATCGGCTCCTGCACCAACGGCCGAATCGAGGACATGCGCCTTGCCGCCGAAGTGCTCAATGGCCGCAAGGTGAATCCCAAGGTGCGTTGCATCATCCTGCCCGCCACTCCGGCCATCTGGAAGGCTTGCATGAAGGAAGGGCTGATGGAAATCTTCATGGATGCGGGTTGCATCGTGGGACCGCCCACTTGCGGCCCCTGCCTGGGCGGCCACATGGGCATCCTGGCGGGCGGCGAACGAGCCATCACCACCACCAACCGGAACTTCAAGGGCCGTATGGGCTCCCTGGAATCCGAGGTCTTCCTGTCCAACCCCGCCGTGGCCGCCGCTTCCGCCGTGGCCGGTGAGATCATCAACCCCGCCAAGCTGTAG
- the pssA gene encoding CDP-diacylglycerol--serine O-phosphatidyltransferase, whose translation MVEEKLPRHKSVYLLPNLLTTASLFVGFLGLIWAIQGDITSCALCILASCVFDGLDGKVARITNSQSEFGVQLDSLADLVAFGVVPAVMSYLWLLNDFGRLGLMAAFLFMACGALRLARFNVQAATTSKKHFVGLPIPAAACTLATLVLFSEYVPQEYMHSVVSVGALVLVYVLSFFMVSTIRFYSFKEISAFKAHPFSWMVTAILLFSLIASRPKVLGFVFFLGYLVSGPLYTLFLLSRTNKRLLRDGSKKELN comes from the coding sequence ATGGTTGAGGAAAAATTGCCGCGCCATAAAAGTGTCTACCTTCTGCCGAACCTGCTGACCACGGCCAGCCTGTTTGTCGGCTTCCTGGGACTCATCTGGGCCATTCAGGGGGATATCACCTCCTGCGCCCTGTGCATCCTGGCAAGCTGCGTGTTCGACGGATTGGACGGCAAGGTGGCGCGCATCACCAACTCGCAGAGCGAATTCGGCGTCCAGCTCGATTCGCTGGCCGATCTGGTGGCCTTCGGCGTGGTCCCGGCAGTCATGTCCTACCTCTGGCTTCTGAACGACTTCGGCCGTCTCGGCCTGATGGCCGCGTTCCTGTTCATGGCCTGCGGGGCCTTGCGTCTCGCCCGGTTCAACGTCCAGGCCGCCACCACCTCCAAGAAGCATTTCGTGGGCCTGCCCATCCCGGCCGCAGCCTGCACCCTGGCCACCTTGGTGCTCTTCTCCGAATATGTGCCGCAGGAGTACATGCATTCCGTGGTTTCGGTGGGTGCCCTGGTTCTCGTCTACGTGTTGTCCTTCTTCATGGTCAGCACCATTCGTTTTTACTCCTTCAAGGAAATCAGCGCCTTCAAGGCCCATCCCTTTAGCTGGATGGTCACCGCGATTCTGCTTTTCTCGCTCATCGCCTCCCGTCCGAAGGTGCTTGGTTTCGTCTTCTTCCTGGGCTACCTCGTGTCCGGCCCTCTCTACACGCTTTTCCTACTATCCCGCACCAACAAGCGACTACTGCGGGATGGCTCCAAGAAAGAGCTGAACTAG
- a CDS encoding metal-dependent hydrolase, which translates to MDPVTHLSSGLLGGMAARRWFPEAKHLVPACMLAAWIPDVDILFGNNDPEFDLLYHRGVSTSIFGTLILALVLAGLYKLVSPRTPFTRIAPLFYALTLIHVWLDLITTYGTQLLAPFSNHRFALDGAFIIDPVFTVTALGLIAAALIVKTRRHAVALIGIVWFFVYPLGNMGMGTILQHAYARRLDAKGAAYDHVHVTPDALSPRFWKVVVTAGPDYLLDTMDLFGDLAPDAPRKVRRADKQILRKLGEQQSMFATYAWFSKWPYVEETDTPDGRTLIFQDLRFTSTNPVMAWVYRDKKQPFTLTAHLDNSGRIMSWSYEGGVSSLADAEEPLK; encoded by the coding sequence ATGGATCCGGTCACGCACCTCTCGTCGGGCCTGCTCGGCGGCATGGCCGCCCGCAGGTGGTTTCCCGAGGCGAAACACCTCGTGCCCGCCTGCATGCTCGCTGCCTGGATTCCCGACGTGGACATTCTTTTCGGCAACAACGATCCTGAATTCGACCTCCTCTACCACCGGGGCGTCAGCACTTCCATCTTCGGTACTCTGATTCTCGCCCTTGTCCTGGCGGGTTTGTACAAACTCGTCTCCCCGCGCACCCCGTTCACCAGAATAGCTCCGCTGTTCTACGCCCTGACCCTGATCCACGTCTGGCTTGACCTCATCACCACCTACGGGACTCAGTTGCTCGCGCCCTTCTCCAACCACCGCTTCGCCCTGGACGGCGCGTTCATCATCGACCCGGTTTTTACCGTAACGGCCCTGGGCCTGATCGCCGCCGCCCTGATCGTGAAAACGCGCCGCCACGCCGTCGCCCTCATCGGCATTGTGTGGTTTTTCGTCTATCCGCTGGGCAACATGGGAATGGGAACGATTCTCCAACATGCCTACGCCCGCCGGCTCGACGCCAAGGGCGCGGCCTACGACCATGTCCACGTCACTCCGGACGCGCTGTCGCCCCGTTTCTGGAAGGTGGTCGTCACCGCCGGACCGGACTACCTGCTCGATACCATGGACCTGTTCGGCGATCTCGCGCCGGACGCGCCCCGCAAGGTCAGGCGTGCGGACAAGCAAATCCTGCGCAAGCTCGGCGAACAGCAATCCATGTTCGCCACCTACGCATGGTTTTCCAAATGGCCCTATGTCGAGGAAACCGACACTCCCGACGGCAGGACCCTGATCTTCCAAGACCTGCGCTTCACCTCCACCAACCCTGTCATGGCGTGGGTATACCGCGACAAAAAACAGCCGTTCACCCTCACCGCGCACCTCGACAACTCCGGCCGCATCATGTCCTGGTCATACGAGGGAGGCGTCAGCTCCCTGGCCGACGCCGAGGAACCGCTGAAGTGA
- a CDS encoding 2-isopropylmalate synthase: MADRVYVFDTTLRDGEQSPGATMNLDEKIRMARQLETLGVDIIEAGFPIASQGDFEAVQAIASAVEKPQIAGLCRAVNKDIDRCWEAIKDARHPRIHTFLATSEIHMKHKLGKTADEVLVMIEKAVSHARQYTDNVEFSAEDASRSDWDFLVKVAETAIDAGACVVNMPDTVGYTQPFEYYELIKYLMDNVRNMDKAILSVHCHNDLGSAVANSLAAVQAGARQVECTVLGIGERAGNAALEDFVMAINTRKELYGVETGINTEQLFPSCRRLSQIIGMPIPPNKAIVGANAFAHESGVHQDGVLKNRLTYEIMTPASIGRTSNDIVIGKHSGSHAVRKKAEELGYKLDEEQIAVLFKAVKDLADKKEQIFDEDVEALILESVYRRKDRFRLVDMSVFSGTGDVPPHAATVMEFGAEGDAEVRKTSNFGEGSIDAVFQSIYSLVGVSPKLEVYSVNAVTEGSDALAGVAVRIEHDGIKAVGRANDGDVVKASALAMVNALNRLEKAKEEK; this comes from the coding sequence ATGGCAGACAGAGTGTACGTATTCGATACCACTTTGCGTGACGGCGAACAGTCTCCGGGCGCGACCATGAACCTGGACGAAAAAATCCGCATGGCCCGCCAACTCGAGACTCTGGGCGTGGACATTATCGAGGCAGGCTTCCCCATCGCCAGCCAAGGCGATTTCGAGGCGGTCCAGGCCATTGCCTCGGCGGTCGAAAAACCGCAGATCGCCGGATTGTGCCGCGCCGTGAACAAGGACATCGACCGTTGCTGGGAGGCCATCAAGGACGCCAGGCATCCGCGCATCCACACCTTCCTGGCCACCAGCGAAATTCACATGAAACACAAGCTGGGCAAGACCGCCGACGAGGTTCTCGTGATGATCGAGAAGGCCGTCAGCCACGCCCGGCAGTACACCGACAACGTGGAATTCTCGGCCGAGGACGCCTCGCGCTCGGACTGGGATTTCCTGGTCAAGGTGGCCGAGACAGCCATCGACGCCGGGGCCTGCGTGGTGAACATGCCCGACACCGTCGGCTACACCCAGCCCTTCGAATACTATGAACTCATCAAATACCTGATGGACAACGTGCGGAACATGGACAAGGCCATTCTGTCCGTTCATTGCCATAATGATCTGGGGTCCGCCGTGGCCAACTCCCTGGCCGCCGTCCAGGCAGGTGCGCGCCAGGTTGAATGCACCGTGCTCGGCATCGGCGAACGCGCGGGCAACGCGGCCCTGGAAGACTTCGTCATGGCGATCAACACCCGCAAGGAACTCTACGGGGTGGAGACCGGCATCAACACCGAGCAGCTCTTCCCTTCCTGCCGCCGCCTGTCCCAGATCATCGGAATGCCCATTCCGCCCAACAAGGCCATTGTGGGAGCCAACGCCTTTGCGCATGAGTCCGGCGTGCACCAGGACGGCGTGCTCAAGAATCGGCTGACTTACGAGATCATGACTCCGGCCTCCATCGGGCGCACCTCCAACGATATCGTCATCGGCAAGCATTCCGGCTCCCACGCCGTACGCAAAAAGGCAGAGGAGCTCGGCTACAAGCTGGACGAAGAACAGATCGCCGTACTCTTCAAGGCCGTCAAGGATTTGGCTGACAAGAAAGAGCAGATATTCGACGAGGACGTGGAAGCGCTGATCCTCGAGTCCGTTTATCGCCGCAAGGATCGTTTCCGACTGGTTGATATGTCTGTGTTTTCCGGCACCGGCGATGTTCCGCCGCACGCAGCCACGGTCATGGAGTTCGGTGCCGAGGGCGATGCCGAAGTGCGCAAAACCAGCAATTTCGGCGAAGGCTCCATTGACGCTGTGTTCCAGTCCATCTACTCATTAGTAGGCGTGTCGCCGAAACTCGAAGTCTACTCGGTTAATGCCGTGACAGAGGGTTCCGACGCCCTGGCCGGGGTCGCCGTGCGCATCGAGCACGACGGCATCAAGGCCGTGGGCCGCGCCAACGACGGCGACGTGGTCAAGGCCAGCGCCTTGGCCATGGTCAACGCATTGAACCGCTTGGAAAAAGCGAAAGAGGAGAAATAA
- a CDS encoding methylenetetrahydrofolate reductase, with translation MRVCDLIDGKSPFISMEFFPPKEREAWPAFFEVVDKLKVLDPLFASVTYGAGGGTQDNTLEIATRMKRDHGIEPITHLTSVGASAEKLDAFLESLVKADIDNVLALRGDPPRGVENFDFDSQEFRHASDLIEYISGRYPGLCVGGAAYPEPHCESPSIKSDLEMVHQKVRKGAEFLVTQLFFDNRLYFDCVERLRLMGSDVPVIPGILPIMSLKSAKFILGLCGAAIPGKFLSALEKAHEEGGDDAVYRLGIDYATKQARELLEGGAPGVHLYTLNRAEAVLEIGKNLNI, from the coding sequence TTGCGCGTTTGTGATCTGATCGATGGGAAGTCCCCGTTCATCTCCATGGAGTTCTTTCCGCCCAAAGAGCGGGAAGCATGGCCCGCCTTTTTCGAGGTGGTCGACAAGCTCAAGGTCCTCGATCCCCTGTTCGCGTCCGTGACCTACGGCGCGGGCGGCGGAACGCAGGACAATACACTGGAGATCGCCACCCGGATGAAACGGGACCACGGCATCGAGCCCATCACCCATCTGACCAGCGTCGGGGCGTCGGCCGAAAAGCTGGACGCTTTCCTGGAGAGCCTGGTCAAGGCCGATATCGACAACGTCCTGGCTCTGCGTGGTGATCCGCCCCGCGGCGTGGAAAATTTCGACTTCGACTCCCAGGAGTTCCGGCACGCGTCAGACCTCATCGAGTATATTTCCGGCCGGTATCCCGGACTGTGCGTGGGCGGCGCGGCCTATCCCGAACCCCACTGCGAGTCGCCGTCCATCAAGTCCGATCTGGAGATGGTGCATCAGAAGGTCCGCAAGGGCGCTGAATTTCTGGTGACGCAGTTGTTTTTCGACAACCGGCTGTATTTCGACTGCGTGGAGCGGCTTCGGTTGATGGGCTCGGACGTGCCGGTCATTCCCGGCATCCTGCCGATCATGAGCCTGAAATCCGCCAAGTTCATCCTGGGCCTGTGTGGCGCGGCCATTCCGGGCAAGTTCTTGAGCGCCTTGGAAAAGGCGCATGAGGAGGGCGGTGACGATGCCGTGTACAGACTCGGCATCGACTACGCGACCAAACAGGCGCGCGAGCTCCTGGAAGGGGGCGCGCCGGGCGTGCATTTGTATACGCTCAATCGCGCCGAGGCTGTTCTGGAAATCGGAAAAAATCTCAATATATAG
- a CDS encoding 3-isopropylmalate dehydratase small subunit, with translation MKVTGTAHKVGDHIDTDAIIPARFLVTTDAKELGRNCMEGLEAGWVKRVKENDVMVGGVNFGCGSSREHAPISILGAGIPVVLAHSFARIFYRNGFNMGLVLLEIGDDIDKFSDTDEIEVDTASGVIKNLTTGATVQAAPVPPFMQEILNAGGLVEYAKRKLA, from the coding sequence ATGAAAGTAACCGGAACCGCCCACAAAGTGGGCGACCATATCGATACGGACGCCATCATCCCGGCCCGTTTCTTGGTGACCACCGACGCCAAGGAGCTGGGCAGGAATTGCATGGAGGGGCTTGAGGCCGGATGGGTCAAGCGGGTCAAGGAGAACGACGTCATGGTCGGCGGCGTGAACTTCGGCTGCGGCTCGTCCCGTGAACACGCTCCCATTTCCATTCTCGGCGCGGGTATTCCCGTGGTCCTGGCTCATAGCTTTGCGCGCATTTTCTACCGTAACGGGTTCAATATGGGGCTGGTCCTGCTCGAGATCGGCGACGACATCGACAAGTTCAGCGATACCGATGAAATCGAGGTCGACACCGCCTCCGGCGTCATCAAGAACCTGACCACCGGCGCGACCGTCCAGGCCGCCCCGGTACCCCCGTTCATGCAGGAAATCCTCAATGCGGGCGGCTTAGTGGAATACGCCAAGAGGAAATTGGCGTAG
- a CDS encoding ABC-F family ATP-binding cassette domain-containing protein — translation MLFLGGAKPLLRKGSFDEFLAWDEENREQRRKEADKLSAKIDNEYKYINKFRVKARKAAQAQSKLKKVEKLERELSQIKEVQASHHRGRSLNFRLPEPKRGDKVAISVVDLEFHYEGGESVWPALNFQLFRGKKVAVVAPNGAGKSTLLKLIAGSLTPSAGNVKIGPGTEMGYFSQHQHEILNLDSTVLGEIRRLSSPGLTEEQVMSVLGLFLLGEPYFDRKVRGLSGGEKSRLLLATLFLARANLLLLDEPTNHLDIETREGLIRALQDYEGTLFFVAHDRYLLNEVAEEVWALDENGLTQHVGGFEEYHAKQKREEACRNGQSACDPEEALERRKLSKDEKRRQAEERNRLYRELKPLKKKYEKLEADLEKVLDEQAGLEEKMNDPATYAKPEEALKLNAAYKEATEWAENLMERMAELEERMEAISGDGEPE, via the coding sequence GTGCTCTTCCTTGGCGGAGCCAAGCCGTTGCTGCGCAAGGGGTCCTTCGACGAATTTTTGGCGTGGGACGAGGAAAATCGGGAGCAGCGTCGCAAGGAAGCGGACAAGCTTTCGGCGAAGATCGACAACGAATACAAATACATCAATAAATTCCGCGTCAAGGCGCGCAAGGCCGCCCAAGCCCAGAGCAAGCTCAAGAAGGTGGAGAAGCTGGAGCGGGAACTGAGCCAGATCAAGGAGGTCCAGGCCTCCCATCATCGCGGCAGGAGCCTGAATTTCCGCCTGCCCGAGCCCAAGCGCGGCGACAAGGTCGCGATCTCCGTCGTGGACCTCGAATTTCATTACGAGGGCGGGGAGTCCGTTTGGCCCGCCCTGAATTTTCAGCTCTTCCGGGGCAAGAAGGTGGCCGTGGTCGCGCCCAACGGCGCGGGCAAGTCGACCCTGCTCAAGCTCATCGCCGGGTCGCTGACGCCTTCCGCGGGGAACGTCAAGATCGGGCCGGGCACGGAAATGGGCTATTTCAGCCAGCATCAGCACGAAATCCTCAACCTGGACAGTACCGTCCTCGGCGAGATCAGGCGGCTTTCCAGCCCTGGATTGACCGAAGAGCAGGTCATGAGCGTTCTCGGCCTGTTCCTGCTGGGCGAGCCGTATTTCGACCGCAAGGTCCGGGGACTGTCCGGCGGCGAGAAGTCCCGCCTGCTCCTGGCCACATTGTTTCTGGCCCGGGCCAATCTGCTTCTTCTCGACGAGCCCACCAACCACCTGGATATCGAAACCCGCGAGGGGCTTATCCGCGCATTGCAGGATTACGAGGGAACGCTCTTCTTCGTGGCCCACGACCGCTATTTGCTCAATGAGGTGGCCGAAGAGGTCTGGGCTCTGGACGAAAACGGGCTGACCCAGCATGTGGGCGGGTTCGAGGAGTACCACGCGAAGCAGAAGCGGGAGGAGGCGTGCCGCAACGGGCAGTCCGCCTGCGATCCCGAGGAGGCTTTGGAACGGCGCAAGCTTTCCAAGGATGAGAAACGCCGTCAGGCGGAAGAGCGCAATCGCCTCTACCGCGAACTCAAGCCTCTCAAGAAGAAATACGAGAAGCTTGAGGCGGACCTGGAAAAGGTTTTGGACGAGCAGGCCGGACTGGAAGAGAAGATGAACGATCCCGCCACGTACGCGAAGCCTGAGGAGGCGCTCAAGCTCAATGCGGCTTACAAGGAGGCCACCGAGTGGGCCGAGAACCTCATGGAACGCATGGCCGAGCTGGAGGAGCGCATGGAGGCCATCTCCGGCGACGGAGAGCCCGAATGA
- the leuB gene encoding 3-isopropylmalate dehydrogenase produces the protein MKICVLPGDGIGREIVSQALRVLEKVGEKYGRDFETTEALIGGCAIDAEGVPLPAETVAKCKDSDAVLLGAVGGPKWDTIDPAIRPEKGLLGIRKELGLFANVRPARLFKQLSDACYLRPDIVAKGLDVMVVRELTGGIYFGEPRFDGEKDGERYGYNTMVYYEHEIRRIAKVAFEAARKRSGRVCSVDKANVLDVSRVWREIVVDEHKNYPDVELSHLYVDNAAMQLVRDPSQFDVLVTGNLFGDILSDEAAAITGSIGMLPSASLGDGNPGLFEPIHGSAPDIAGKDLANPLATILSVSMMLRHAFDMAEEADCIEQAVEKTLEQGYRTGDIMQEGGKRVGCTGMAEAVLANM, from the coding sequence ATGAAGATTTGTGTATTGCCCGGTGACGGCATCGGCCGGGAGATTGTTTCCCAGGCGTTGCGCGTGCTGGAAAAGGTCGGCGAGAAATACGGTCGTGATTTCGAAACCACGGAAGCGTTGATCGGCGGCTGCGCCATTGACGCCGAAGGTGTGCCGCTGCCTGCGGAGACCGTGGCCAAGTGCAAGGATTCCGACGCCGTGCTGCTGGGCGCGGTGGGCGGTCCCAAGTGGGACACCATTGATCCCGCCATTCGCCCGGAGAAGGGACTGCTCGGCATCCGCAAGGAACTCGGCTTGTTCGCCAACGTGCGCCCCGCGCGGTTGTTCAAGCAGCTTTCCGACGCCTGCTACCTGCGTCCCGATATCGTGGCCAAGGGTTTGGACGTCATGGTCGTGCGCGAGCTGACCGGCGGCATCTATTTCGGCGAGCCCCGTTTCGACGGCGAAAAGGACGGGGAGCGCTACGGCTACAACACCATGGTCTACTACGAGCATGAGATTCGCCGTATCGCCAAGGTGGCTTTCGAGGCCGCCCGCAAGCGTTCCGGCCGGGTCTGCTCCGTGGACAAGGCCAATGTGCTGGACGTGTCCCGCGTGTGGCGCGAGATCGTCGTGGACGAGCATAAGAATTATCCGGACGTGGAGCTGTCGCACCTGTACGTGGATAACGCGGCCATGCAGTTGGTGCGCGATCCGTCCCAGTTCGACGTCCTGGTCACCGGCAACCTTTTCGGCGACATCCTGTCCGACGAAGCCGCTGCCATCACCGGGTCCATCGGCATGTTGCCGTCCGCGTCCCTGGGCGATGGCAATCCCGGTCTGTTCGAGCCGATTCACGGTTCGGCGCCGGATATCGCGGGTAAGGACCTGGCCAACCCCCTGGCCACCATCCTGTCCGTGTCCATGATGTTGCGCCACGCCTTCGACATGGCCGAGGAGGCCGACTGCATTGAGCAGGCCGTGGAAAAAACCCTTGAGCAGGGCTACCGCACCGGCGACATCATGCAGGAAGGCGGAAAGCGCGTGGGTTGCACAGGCATGGCCGAGGCCGTGCTGGCGAACATGTAG
- a CDS encoding GIY-YIG nuclease family protein, protein MQTWHVYLLRCADNSLYCGITNNLDRRLAAHNAGTASKYTRARLPVRLEASVTVDGKSAALRLEIAIKKIPACRKIKRLLEAGNIS, encoded by the coding sequence ATGCAGACATGGCACGTCTACCTGCTCCGCTGCGCGGACAACAGCCTCTATTGCGGCATCACCAACAATCTGGACCGAAGACTCGCGGCCCACAACGCCGGGACCGCCTCCAAATACACCCGGGCCAGACTGCCGGTGCGGCTGGAGGCCAGCGTGACTGTGGACGGCAAGAGCGCGGCCCTGAGACTGGAAATAGCCATCAAGAAAATCCCGGCCTGCCGTAAAATCAAACGATTGCTCGAGGCCGGGAATATATCCTGA